In the genome of Variibacter gotjawalensis, one region contains:
- the pcaF gene encoding 3-oxoadipyl-CoA thiolase, which translates to MRDAFICDAVRTPIGRYGGVLSKVRADDLGVVPLKALMERNPKVDWEKVEEVFYGNVNQAGEDNRNVARMALLLAGIPASTPGVTLNRLCASGLEAVGQAARAIRTGEMDLAIAGGVESMTRAPFVMAKAQDAFSRSAEIFDTTIGWRFVNPAMKKNFGIDQMPETAENVAQDHQINRADQDAFALRSQQRAGKAIASGYFAEEIVPVQVPGGKAGPITVDKDEHPRPDTTPEMLAKLKTPFRDPGTVTAGNASGVNDGAAAIIIASEKAVKEHGLTPRARILGMASAGVAPRVMGIGPIPSTQKLMAQLGLKISDFDLVELNEAFAAQALAVLRGLGLPDDADHVNPNGGAIALGHPLGMSGARLALTATHQLEKMGGKRALATLCVGVGQGLSVAIERVN; encoded by the coding sequence ATGCGAGACGCCTTCATCTGCGACGCCGTGCGCACACCGATCGGCCGCTACGGCGGCGTACTCTCGAAGGTTCGCGCCGACGATCTCGGCGTCGTTCCGCTCAAAGCGCTGATGGAGCGCAATCCGAAGGTCGATTGGGAGAAGGTCGAGGAAGTCTTTTACGGCAACGTCAATCAAGCCGGTGAAGACAACCGCAACGTCGCACGCATGGCACTGCTGCTGGCCGGCATTCCGGCGTCGACCCCCGGCGTCACACTCAATCGCCTCTGCGCCTCGGGCCTCGAGGCCGTCGGACAAGCCGCACGCGCGATCCGCACCGGCGAAATGGACCTTGCGATCGCGGGCGGCGTCGAGTCGATGACGCGCGCGCCCTTCGTGATGGCCAAAGCGCAGGATGCCTTCTCGCGCTCCGCGGAAATCTTCGACACCACGATCGGCTGGCGCTTCGTCAATCCGGCGATGAAGAAGAATTTCGGCATCGATCAAATGCCCGAGACCGCCGAGAACGTCGCGCAGGATCATCAGATCAACCGCGCCGACCAGGATGCCTTCGCACTCCGCTCGCAGCAGCGCGCCGGCAAGGCCATCGCGTCCGGCTACTTCGCCGAAGAAATCGTGCCCGTGCAGGTGCCAGGCGGTAAAGCCGGCCCGATCACGGTCGACAAAGACGAACATCCGCGCCCCGACACGACGCCCGAGATGCTGGCGAAACTCAAGACGCCGTTCCGCGATCCCGGCACTGTCACGGCCGGCAACGCGTCGGGCGTCAACGACGGGGCCGCCGCGATCATCATCGCGTCCGAGAAGGCCGTGAAGGAACACGGCCTCACCCCGCGCGCACGCATTCTCGGCATGGCATCGGCCGGCGTCGCGCCGCGCGTAATGGGCATCGGCCCGATCCCGTCGACGCAGAAACTGATGGCGCAGCTCGGCCTCAAGATCTCCGACTTCGATCTCGTCGAGCTCAACGAAGCTTTCGCGGCGCAGGCCCTTGCGGTGCTGCGCGGCCTTGGCCTGCCGGACGATGCCGACCATGTGAACCCGAATGGCGGCGCCATCGCGCTCGGCCATCCGCTCGGCATGTCGGGCGCGCGTCTTGCCCTCACGGCAACGCACCAGCTCGAGAAAATGGGCGGCAAGCGCGCGCTGGCGACGCTCTGCGTCGGCGTCGGCCAGGGTCTTTCGGTCGCCATCGAACGCGTCAATTAA